One region of Oncorhynchus mykiss isolate Arlee chromosome 8, USDA_OmykA_1.1, whole genome shotgun sequence genomic DNA includes:
- the LOC110529475 gene encoding sentrin-specific protease 6 isoform X3, which produces MEMDRQQHSSPEGQKSPALRHFSSADPLKTYENRPNTNNHIGALNKPGSDKSDLPNMVATTSPMPNRTDYLIVSPTPSQGVVLQGRPFQHTHNVPAAMRKPVQRRDYSTTQQQIQAAEVESIILTCPESPANDNVSIKEHSRRPLLEGCCSFPSQVQRVEPLNPERNHTVCGKCSKSSESHSTCEHCGNSLVPEVPHLYHPPAAQPTSPTPRPPIRPHPQHTHPHQHPSPGPNSRQLTKNSFYGSSSTMRALPLRVDTVMNPPIPVRITTRAGLPLPHNGRPAGVGLVGSCCAGKVAGNKGRRTASAKQHELNDPIVLSSDEDEADNASTGSVNRLDSVSPRPADSAHSSPAPSGGRVEAAVKSSTGGEQEEITSDFFSDIDSRISLPRRNRMKDQFGNQMPDDSTPRKKQRISPDKLDSIILDCRSLRVGTLRRMVSKPVNFTVDHIHLETEGPEVDSLEKVCLRASELISCEWCSVRKLPVLFFQTSPEECVRLRTQLKMTRDKGGLCWYDCAGNDSDEKYMVLIFENGLSMQQQMVLEEILQEIGRANNLNEFPTKLSFDEANIRLVNYNKATKEKVNNSTKTNTPAPMVRTRMATRQQNSAFFDDEDDDMAELQPTFTGPIIKLMVYPPPPAKGGISVTNEDLHCLNDGEFLNDVIIDFYLKYLVLEKLKKEDSQRSHVFSSFFYKRLNQKERRNLPDTTNLPMQKRKHNRVKTWTRHVDLFQKDFIFVPINESAHWYLAVICFPGMQDPQFEPNPLCQAPGLSQTQSAPQGRPPDHCRPLSPESDYCEPPGSDEPLAPSEKLSLIATEASSEGHSHSEQPKGAFTCPNGGQVPPNTSLDRVNGLVNAQPQYTDGLHRISLCYRSGSGNGDDTDTFSDDQSSCQDECSEDGALAEDLEPPESSEWTSKPTVCKQPCILIMDSLRGPARSSVIKTLREYLEVEWEVRKGSRRSFGKDQTKGSIPHVPQQDNFSDCGVYILQYVESFFENPLTSFHLPVNLEEWFPQQRMKTKREEIKELILNIQAQQEMEAGQGSAKGSPGGQEVGEEDTGEGVEIQNLPVSP; this is translated from the exons AAGGGACTACAGCACCACTCAACAGCAGATCCAAGCAGCAGAAGTAGAGAGTATCATCCTCACCTGTCCAGAGAGCCCAG CCAACGACAACGTGAGCATCAAAGAGCACAGTCGGAGACCCTTGCTGGAGGGCTGTTGTAGCTTTCCCTCGCAGGTTCAGAGAGTGGAG CCCCTAAATCCAGAAAGGAACCACACAGTGTGTGGGAAGTGTAGCAAATCCAGTGAAAGCCACAGCACGTGTGAACACTGTGGGAACTCCTTGGTGCCAGAGGTTCCCCACCTCTACCACCCCCCAGCAGCCCAGCCTACGTCCCCCACGCCCAGACCCCCCATTCGACCTCACCCACAGCACACCCACCCCCATCAACACCCATCCCCAGGACCAAACAGTCGACAGCTGACCAAGAATAGCTTCTACGGTTCGTCCTCGACCATGAGGGCGCTGCCGCTGCGTGTGGACACAGTGATGAACCCGCCTATTCCGGTACGCATCACAACCCGGGCCGGCCTGCCGCTGCCACACAACGGGAGACCCGCGGGGGTGGGGTTGGTGGGGAGCTGCTGCGCCGGGAAAGTCGCCGGCAACAAAGGCAGGAGGACGGCGTCCGCCAAGCAGCACGAGCTCAACGACCCCA TCGTGCTGTCCAGTGACGAGGATGAGGCGGACAACGCCAGCACGGGCAGCGTAAACAGGCTGGACAGCGTTTCCCCTCGGCCAGCTGACTCAGCCCACTCCTCACCGGCGCCCTCCGGAGGCAGAGTGGAGGCGGCAGTGAAGAGTAGCACAGGAGGGGAGCAGGAGGAGATCACTTCTGACTTCTTCTCCGACATCGACAGCAGAATTTCACTACCCAGAAGGAACCGCATGAAAGATCAG TTTGGAAACCAAATGCCGGATGACTCTACACCCAGGAAAAAACAGAGGATCTCTCCCGACAAGTTGGACAGCATCATCCTGGACTGTCGGAGTCTGAGAGTAGGGACTCTTCGCAGGATGGTGTCCAAGCCTGTCAAT TTTACGGTCGATCACATTCATCTTGAAACTGAAG GTCCTGAGGTGGATTCTCTGGAGAAGGTGTGTCTGCGTGCGTCGGAGCTCATAAGCTGTGAGTGGTGCAGCGTGAGGAAGCTGCCCGTCCTTTTCTTTCAGACCAGCCCCGAGGAATGTGTGCGGCTCCGCACCCAGCTCAAGATGACCCGAGACAAGGGAGGCCTGTGCTGGTACGACTGCGCTGGCAACG ACTCCGATGAGAAGTACATGGTGTTGATCTTTGAGAACGGGCTGTCGATGCAGCAGCAGATGGTTCTAGAGGAGATTCTACAAGAGATCGGCCGAGCCAACAACCTCAATGAGTTCCCCACCAAATTGTCGTTTGATGAAGCTAACATCAGATTGGTCAACTACAACAAAGCAACTAAAGAAAAG GTAAACAACAGCACTAAAACCAACACACCGGCTCCAATGGTGCGAACGCGCATGGCTACACGACAGCAGAACAGTGCGTTCtttgatgatgaagatgatgacatGGCTGAGCTCCAACCCACCTTCACTGGACCAATCATAAA GTTGATGGTGTACCCACCTCCTCCAGCCAAGGGGGGCATATCGGTGACTAACGAAGACCTTCACTGCCTTAACGATGGAGAATTCCTAAACGACGTCATCATAGACTTTTATTTAAA ATATTTAGTTTTGGAGAAGTTGAAAAAAGAAGACTCACAAAGGAGTCACGTGTTTAGCTCATTCTTTTACAAGAGACTCAaccagaaagagaggagaaaccTCCCAGACACCACAAACCTACC GATGCAGAAGAGGAAGCACAACAGGGTGAAGACATGGACCAGACATGTAGACCTGTTCCAAAAGGACTTCATCTTTGTTCCCATTAATGAGTC AGCCCACTGGTACTTGGCAGTGATCTGCTTCCCAGGGATGCAGGACCCTCAGTTTGAGCCCAACCCTTTGTGCCAGGCCCCAGGGCTATCACAGACACAGTCAGCCCCCCAGGGCAGGCCTCCTGACCACTGCCGGCCACTCTCCCCAGAGTCAGACTACTGTGAGCCCCCAGGCAGTGATGAACCCTTGGCGCCCTCAGAGAAGCTGTCCCTCATTGCAACAGAGGCCTCCTCGGAAGGACACTCCCACAGCGAGCAGCCAAAGGGAGCGTTCACCTGTCCCAATGGGGGCCAAGTGCCTCCCAATACCTCTTTAGACAGGGTGAATGGGCTGGTCAATGCTCAGCCACAGTACACAG ATGGCTTGCACAGAATCAGTTTGTGTTACAGATCAGGTAGTGGCAATGGTGATGACACAGATACATTTTCTGATGACCAAAGCTCCTGTCAG GATGAGTGCAGTGAGGACGGTGCACTTGCTGAAGATCTGGAACCCCCTGAGAGCTCAGAGTGGACGTCAAAACCCACCGTCTGTAAACA GCCTTGTATTCTCATCATGGACTCGTTACGTGGCCCTGCCAGATCTTCTGTCATTAAAACATTACGAGA GTACCTGGAGGTGGAGTGGGAGGTGAGGAAAGGAAGTCGGAGGAGTTTTGGGAAGGACCAGACAAAGGGTTCTATCCCACATGTGCCTCAGCAGGACAACTTCAGCGACTGTGGAGTCTACATTCTGCAGTATGTGGAGAGCTTCTTCGAG AATCCACTTACCAGCTTTCATCTCCCGGTTAACCTGGAGGAATGGTTCCCGCAGCAACGGATGAAGACGAAACGCGAAGAGATCAAGGAGCTCATCTTAAATATCCAAGCCCAACAGGAGATGGAGGCGGGCCAGGGCTCAGCCAAAGGCTCCCCTGGAGGACAGGAGGTGGGAGAAGAGGATACAGGGGAAGGTGTAGAGATTCAGAACCTGCCTGTCAGCCCCTGA